AAGGTGGTGTTTCTTGTGCTTCAGAAGATGTTTcacaaaattatttaaatgaaaactTTTTAAAAACTCTTGAATTTAGTGATACTAGTTTAAAAACATTtaaatctaaaaaaaaatttcgtTTTTCAACagcttttaaaaaaattaaaaggaaatggttatttaaaaaacaaagaacaaatatttattttaatgaaAATACATTAAGTAAACGTTATTCATCTATGAAATTCAAAAAGAAATCTTTTAAAATGTCTAatcaaaaatttataaaaaatgatacagtatatatatcatttgatAAATATGCATGGCTAGACATGGACGTCATAGATACTACATTTGTTGAAACAAATGtggattttttaaaacattctTTTTATCAAGTTAAAAGAGAAATTATTGATGATATTAGAGAAGTGCTCATATCAAATATAAGAGCACATGAAAGAGTAAGTAGACTTGATAGAAGAAGAGGAAATGTTTTTGTATTAAGGGTTGCACCCGCTGGAGTGGGAAGTCTCCACAGATAAAAATAGACGACTAAATATATGAGTACATATAtgcataaaaatatgtacacatatatatatatatatatatatatatatatttatttatttataaattataacttcttttgttttgtttaataattcttactttttgtttttgtatctttttttttttttttttttttttttttatatatattatgtttaattTATTACTTTATATAACATTACCACAATGTTATGATATCCTTTTTACCCTACttaattgttatatatatatatatatatatatatatatatatatatattttatttttcattttctttatcttattttttttgttttttcttttttgtttgttgTATGCTGACGTCATGTTttcaatttttaaatttctttatcaaatatattatttttaacatgtatatttttattcatttttttttaattttaattaaatttatttaatttccttgttttttttttcttttttttttcatttttttttttttttttttaataaatgtttcgatgttatatataattattctttattttttctttatgataaatagaaagaaaaaaaagaagtataaatgttatatatgtcCGACGtttgatattttaaaaatttattaacttgaaacttaattataaaaatattgtctagtacatatttataataaaaataaatatgtattattatatatatcttttattttaccTATATATGAACTATAGCtgtctatataatatattttatgtaatttttaaaaGTGATAATTTACTTGTATGTAGAACCTTTATAaggttattttatttttaacttGTCAATTTGTTTGccatgatatatatatatatatatatatatatatatatatattaataatatcctCATTAAATTTGGAGAATGATACATATAAGTTAACTAATATTATTGAAAAGTTTTATtgttcaaaaataaaaacatattgttaatattatatatatatacatatttattgcGTGTATAGAAAATAAAGTAAAAACATATTTCTTGTAATtgtcacaaaaaaaaaaaaaaaataaataaaataataaaaaaagaatgaaaataaatctagataatatatatatatatatatatatataattgtagtGTATAACATTATATTTACTTTTAATGTAGGTGTACGTGTAAATCTGATGGGGATGAGACCTTATTGTATTGCCTAAAAACATAAGGATATTGAATAGCTGGTACGCTTTCTATTAagtaattttcttttaactTGAACCATAAATCtttaatttcatttataGTAAATGGATGATCCATACCTCTGTAAAAATATCTTGCTTCATAAGTCATCAAAGATATTTTAACCCCTGGTCTTTTACCTTGATTATAAAAAGCAGATAAAATACGAAATTTTGGTGAATTCAACCAGTATTTATCTATTCTTTCTAAAGGTGGAGGATCAAAAATTCTTGAATACCATAACATAAATGCAAAAGCAAACATTGATGTCCATGCATttccaaaaaataaaaaagatccATTTGTATACTGTCCTTCAAAAAATCTTTTCCATAATGGCATGCGACTATAATTAGGACATTCTAAAAACCATCTAGGggtaaatatttctttaaattcAATATTCctctttaatatttttgagTTACTTAATAATATTCTTGATACATTcattattaaagaaaaaaataaatatataatgaaaataaaacaaaaagaaaaggaaagggaatgaaaaaaacacaaaaaaatatatatatttattatttcatattataatatacagAAATGTGAATTAACATataaggaaatatatatttatatgtaatattaaatatatcataaacattttattaaaaatataaaatattatcacatatatatatatatatatatatatatatatatatatatatgtttgttttattttaaaaatatatattcatccaattttttcctttttctatTTCTTATGTTTAATATGgtttataaagaaaaaaaaaattatgccATAATAccagaatatataaaattataaaaaatgaaaaaggaaatatattacataaatacatcatatatatacatatttatatgccATTATACACGTATGTATAGATATTATAACATGACATGTGTAAAGCagctatattttatttgtattccttttatattaaaatgttataaaaaaaatagaaaaaaattcttatttattttattttattttattttatgcttttaacttatttattttaataaaatcatattattttttataaaaaattattataagttACAATGTCAAAATATTACACCTTTAAAAAGATtacatgaaatataaaattgtaaaaagataatataatatgtaaacattaaatttatatatgtattgatTACATCGATAATttataagaatttttttaGACGTTTCGTAATTTAAATCAAtattctataatatataaataaataaatatatatatatatattttattttaaggtgtaataatatatattatgaagaacattttaaaaattgaattataaaaatataccaaaaaaaaaaaaaaaaataaaaataatatgaaatataaatattaatctatatttatatcttatatatgtcacaaaataaaaaaaaaattacaaatacAAACACACAAATGTTTTTCATTCAACAtttgaaataaatattttaaaaaatgttaatcaattttattaaattcgtGATAGGTATGGTACCATgcttataattttatatcatttttcattaaataatgctaaaataattttattaaaattatgataCATTATCCTTATCTAATATGGTTCAATGTATCCTTATTTATTAATCTTTCATGAatatctataaaaaaaaagaaatatatatatatatatatatataatatattcatataatataatatatatatattatatatatgtattattgttgattattccatttttacctttattattattgttgacactttttttaaatttcctAAATTTTTTTGTAGGCAATTgagaattttttaaaaagttatCAAAGTCTTTATTTTTCTGAGAATTCATTTCTCTATCTTTCCATCTACTTCTTTTTACAGTTATAGGTCTATTCcctataaatttattattcatagtTTTCAATGCATCTAACATATCTTGAGGATCAGATAAGGAAACGAAACCATAACCTTTGGtcttattatttcttttatctcTTATTACCTAAAAGATAAATATtgttaaaatgaaataaattaaaaataaaaatatgtatatatgccTAAATATTGGACACGTACagtaaacatatatatatatatatatatatatatagtgtatttatatatatttttataatttatttttatttacctTGGCCATATTAAAGGACTTATATTTTCTAAAGGCATTAGCAAGAATATCACTTGATACTTCATTCCCTAAATTACCACAGAATATTCGAAAATCATTTTCTGGCCATTCGTCTAATGTAGGATCCTTCCATACAATACCTGCTGCTTTTCTTAAATGTGgctaaaaaatataatatataaaaatatatgtatgattgaaatataattactatgtaatatataaatatatacatttatatatacttatttacTCATCTATATGTTATAACAATGTATTCatcataaattaaaaatatatatatatatatataatattgcattttatttattttatttttccttttaaatTGTATAgatcatttatttatacctttttattattagatTTTTCATCCTTAGAAGTTGTCATATCTGATATATGTTGTTCCGCTTTATCATTTTCCCtcattttacatatattattctatttctataatatattaatttattattacataataaaatatataatatatatataatatatattaatatatattaatatagtaTGCttcaaattttattattattattattatattttttaataatttctaatttattaaaataatgtatttaaaaaaatataaaaagatttatatatttttataaattttatttttattttttccaggaaaaaaaaaaaaaaaaaaaaaaaaaaaaaaaaaaaaaaaattttaaaataaataatattattatgggagaaaaaaatatatattaattaatatatatatatattaatatacatattattatacttaaaaaaaaaagttattttgtcatttaaaaaaaaaaataaaataaataaaaatatatatttatatttattaatataataattagaGATACAtaagtattattattcaaaCATTTcgacaaatatatattatatttatatatatttatatacatatattttatatacagcatatttaaaatataatgaattaaaatatttatatatattattcaatcataagtaaaaaaaaaaaaaagaaatttaacAATTTGTTTATTCCCATTTTTCTAAAAGGTCACATTCAATATTTTCCAGTAAAAATTCatatttctaaaaaaaataaattataataaaataaataaatgaataaaatgtatatatggtGGTTAAAATAAGTGACACAAATAGAAAAGTAAACTGTGTAAAAGACtggtataaaaataaaagtcttaataaaaataatataaatatatattcgtgacttttattattttatttattatttttttttttttctattttaaaTACCAGATTATCAagttcttctttttttttattaaagaaCTTCTTCAAGTCGGgtatattgttcatatttccAGGAGctaaaatatttcataaaaaaatataataataaattaaaaaatatacttaaaagattatttatttttaatattaaattagtTACGTTTTGCCAAAGGATTATGAGTAGCCATTAAGTTATCCATGGTGCTACTATGTGATCTGTCCTtatctatatttaataaaaaaaaaaaaaaaaaaaaaaaaaaaattttatataatatatactttatttGTAACAATAActatatcattataaataatttttaatatgtataatgaTTATTACCTTGAAGAACAAAGTAATCAATAATGCTTATTAAACCACTCGATCCAAACATGACAAGAAAATACCtacaattaaaataaaaagatacatataaataaatatatatatatatatatatatatatatatttatttatttaattttatttttaatgctacgttaatttatttataaacataCCAAGAAAGAGACGATACGAATTTCATATCTAATAATTCAATATCCATACCCATTTGTAATGTAGATTTAAATTTGTAAGTCAATGGAAAGGGTATTTTTGctgcataaaaaaaaattcatcatatatatatagagatatatatatatatatatattattattttattttatattatattattttttttttgtctaaTATGTACGTACCAACTAAATATCCAGAGaagaataaattaattaaaaaaccTAAACCCAACTGCAGAACTAAAAATGGTATTTGATTTTTCATCATTCCAAATAAGTCAGATGGGTCTTGTTTTAAAAGTGCATCAAATGGATTAACTTGTTCAGGTAAATCATTGAAATAGCCAACTTCTggtttattataaaaaagtttTCTACTTATAAAAGCTAAAGGACTGAGCATTCCACTATTAGACTTTAACAAATTAAACCTCGATAAATAATtactttgaaaaaaaaaataaaaaataaataaattcaatatataatatatatatatatatatatataatgcatTAGTGCTTACTTCTGGCTTAACTTTTCCATATCAGTTTTAGGACCTGGATGAATCATTTGAGCTAGATTACTCTTTATTATACATACTAAAACAACAATTACAAATATAGGTAATAAGGCATAAATCCTTATTTGTTCATCTAATATTAGTgcatccattttttttttttctatttttattggtattaaatatatttagttatcatactatatattattcttttattctaCATGgatattaatacatacatatatatatatatatatatatatatatatatatatataagcaaGAAATTTATAGCACAAATATAGTCCTAATTTCCTTTTGTTTTAAGCATACGTGTCATATTAATGAAcagtattaaaaaaaagatgtttcttttataaaaatatttttaaacatttcacaaacaaataaaaaagaaaaaaaaaaaaaacaaaaattaaataaaaacaaacaaacgaCAAAATTAAGAAcagaataaaagaaatatattaaaatgagtGATATAAAGAGATAAGGGTCatgaattattttaatatgttttataaattaataatatatatatatatatatatatatgaataatactTATAAGttaatataagtatatataaattaaaaagagttatgaaaaaaaaaaaaaaaaatatatataatttttataacttttaaaaatataaagaataaaaaaaaaaaaaaaaaaattccatAAAATCAATattgatatttatttacctaatattataattataaataaaatattatatatatatatatataatttttaattagcATATTTGAAATcccatatatatgtgtacatattatatatataatctacatatatatatataaaataatatatgtat
This region of Plasmodium sp. gorilla clade G2 genome assembly, chromosome: 13 genomic DNA includes:
- a CDS encoding RNA-binding protein, putative, whose product is MRENDKAEQHISDMTTSKDEKSNNKKPHLRKAAGIVWKDPTLDEWPENDFRIFCGNLGNEVSSDILANAFRKYKSFNMAKVIRDKRNNKTKGYGFVSLSDPQDMLDALKTMNNKFIGNRPITVKRSRWKDREMNSQKNKDFDNFLKNSQLPTKKFRKFKKSVNNNNKDIHERLINKDTLNHIR
- a CDS encoding ER membrane protein complex subunit 3, putative, with translation MDALILDEQIRIYALLPIFVIVVLVCIIKSNLAQMIHPGPKTDMEKLSQNNYLSRFNLLKSNSGMLSPLAFISRKLFYNKPEVGYFNDLPEQVNPFDALLKQDPSDLFGMMKNQIPFLVLQLGLGFLINLFFSGYLVAKIPFPLTYKFKSTLQMGMDIELLDMKFVSSLSWYFLVMFGSSGLISIIDYFVLQDKDRSHSSTMDNLMATHNPLAKPPGNMNNIPDLKKFFNKKKEELDNLKYEFLLENIECDLLEKWE